The Notolabrus celidotus isolate fNotCel1 chromosome 19, fNotCel1.pri, whole genome shotgun sequence DNA window TACATCCGTCCACTGTTTGAATTTTCTGTCCCAGCCTGGATCACCCTCTCAGACCACCAACTCCACCGTTTACAGTTAATACAGAACAAAGCACTCAAACTGGCCTACAGACTCCCACCCTTCATCAGCAACCACTACATTTACTCCATATCAGGCATCCAGACCatcaaacaacaacaccaagCAATAGCCCTGAGATTTCTATCATCTGCAACCAACAACCCTGCCCTCCGGAAAACTATCAAGGAAGCACATGCCACAATCAACACCCCCCTGTCACTCATCATTCAACTCAAAAAAGACCTCCACCCACTGAACCCTCCATAACCCAGAAACATCTGCCTGTCCACTGCTGCCTGAGCTCATACCACtaccacacatatacacactcatatacacagcacacttaaaacatgaaacacacgtacattaacaaacacacacactctttaacttttattccactaccttagttaagtttattttccccattctttgttattctttttctttctcactactttactttactctatctttatttatgtacctctttatttctttacttctctACTCGTCTctacttttctctccttttttttttggtttggtgccttggtccacagtatcctgtagcctcttgagtcctttgcctccctcctcctcccgccaCACAGATAAccatggacagaaaagggttacaacaccctgagctgtcccaccaggctcaagaaaTCACCTAACCTAACCACCGATCtttgttggggggctaagaggaaatctggttgggagggatagtgttgacattcaaagtctctttctctgaacagatgttcaCTCTGTGagtaccaacagcagctttaagtaataaCAGAGAAATTATAATGATTACtatgtttttaaaggtaaaaaCTGGCATAGAGTAACTATAGAAACGAATCATATGTTgataaaaaagactaaaatcCTAAATGGTGTTATCCCAAATGACTGTTTAACAGAGAGTGTAGTAACTACAGTTTACGTTTTGTCTCTACGGTATAACATCCATAGTCTCCCTTAATGTGATAAGATCCCCTCCATATGCTGCTGCACATTATCCTCTTACCTCTGGCATTacccagcagcagctctcttATTTCACTCCCCTGAGTAGACATTAACTGTTTAAACATTAgacattcagcagcagcagtcataaAGCACATATTCTTCTATATTCTTTATCTGAGTTAAAGCATGTGCAGAGTCTGTGGCAACATAAAAACCACTGGACCTCTGTACCTCATTGAAAACCGGTTGTAGCTGGTTCTGCAGAACTGACATCATCTTGTTTGGGCCATTATTTAAACTCTTAAAACCCTGATGCAAACACTTCTTTGCTTCCAGTCAGTCAGCACTAACATCTGCCATCACTTCTTTTGCTTTATGATGTTGACTAAGAACAAAAGCCACATATTTAAAAGCTCTTGGCGAGCAACTTTGAGCAGCTCATCGATCAAAAACTTAAACTGAAGACGGAGCTTTCAGCGACACTTTAACTGTTATGCAGAGAAATAAATCTTACCCATCCTTTCAGCATAGTCAGTGAAACGTTATTACAGGTTTGTCTTAATTTAAGTATCTGCTTGGAGTGTCATAAAGAATGATGGCATTAAAATGATCTACATCCAAGAACTTTTTGGGGTAAGATAAACTGCATTCAGCTTTGTTTTAGACAATTATATACAACCCTTAAAGATTCATGTCTCCACAGATTTGTTTCAGCAGTGATTCTATGTATTCAAATGCAAATCACATTTATTATGCTGCTTTTTGCAGCCACATATATACCTCTAACTACCTTGTTCAGCTACTATAAGGTAAAGTTTAACTCTTGTTATGCAAATGCAAAGTATACCCTGATATGTTCATATATGAAATCACAagacacagtttttttttattcattatgacatttattgAGCAAATGCTGCTGGGAAATCGTTCATGATGAGTAAAGTCATGGGATTGCAAACAGTAGCACctcatttatttctgtatttaaattCAAGTCCATCCTATGCATACAAGAATGCATGTATGTGCGcatttacagttttatttttcagttgcaCTCAGGTAAACATAACAGACACGGATAAAAAGCATGTTTAAGGCTAAGAGTTTCTTCAGGTTTTGTTAAGCTTTAACTGCTTCAGTTACTGGATGTATATGGACGTGTCTATCATATCACTGCATGTCTCTTTCTGCACtgtgtgttgtgtatttgtTAGTTTCTTTTTGGCTCAGTTGGTATCTTCACATGTCGAGTAAGGCTTCTTCAGTAAGACCCTCCCACCTGCCTGTCCCCTTTCTTTACTTTAACTCAAAATACTCCTCAACTCTAAGAATTCTCTCACTCTCCCACCCAAACAACATGTATTCCCTTTACATTAGTACTCTTTTTACAGTGTATTTCTACCATACATACAGATACAAGAGGAAAGTATTCCCCTCTCCTGAGCTAGCATGCAGagacccccctccctccctcccgtGAGCTCTCCCGTGAActgcagaaagaaacagaaataggATAAAATGTCTGTCGTTCCCTCCTGACCGCGTCTGCAGCGATGCCCATTTAAAGCTGTCACTCAACATGCATTTTTGAAGGTTGTAGCATTAAGGTTTTGGCTTCTCTCTATGCttgttttgtatgtttgagaGTGGTTATCTTTATTACATCGCTCTAGCTGTatgattttctttgttatgtTAGTTCTGGGTTTGATTGCTTGTCTTCGGGTCTTCTCCTCaggccccctcctcctcttcctcccgtGCTGGATCAGCCACCTTGAAGCTGCTCAGTCACCTTCGGTCACCTGCTTGATAGACTGGGTGGAGTGCTTCTCTGTCTTCTTGCTGGAGACAAGCTTCTCCTGCACGACCTCCTCAACTTCTTCCACCTCCTTCACGGTCTCAGTCACAGTGATGGATTTGGTGACGTGCTTGGATCCGTCTTCTCCGGTTGTGATCGTCTCCACGGTTTTGGTGATCACCACCTTCTGGCTGCCGTCTTCCTTTACGGGGCTCTCGTCCACACCGTTAGCGATCACATCAGTTTCCTTCTCCTcatctttcttctccttctcatcTGGGCTACTCTTGTCTAGATCACCATTCATCGCAACATCTTTCTTTTCTACTTTCTTGTCTTCTGTGGAGTCGCTCTTCTTCTCAGATTTCTCTTCTGCAGCCTTTGGGGGCTCAGGTTTTGGGGTCTCTTTCTTTGGGGATTCTGCTTTAGGAGATCCAGGTTTTGGGGATTCAGATTTAGGAGACTCAGATTTTGGGGAGCTTGGTTTTGGGGATCCAGCTTTAGGTGAGCCTTCTTTGGGGGACTCAGACTTTGGGGATGCAGGTTTGGGGGACTCAGATTTAGGAGACTCTGGTTTAGGTGATTCAGACTTGGGGGATTCAGGCTTTGGTGATTCAGACTTGGGGGATCCAGGCTTTGGTGATTCAGACTTGGGGGACCCAAGCTTAGGTGATTCAGACTTGGGGGATCCAAGCTTAGGTGATTCAGACTTTGGAGAACTTGGCTTTGATGCATCTTTCTTGGCAGGTTCTTCCTTCTTGACCTCAGGTTTTTCAGACTCAGTTTTAGGAGCTTCGGTCTTGGCTACGACTTCATCTGATTTGTCTTCTTTTACCTTCTTctcatctttttcttccttctttcctttgtctgcatcctctttttcctccttctcaTCTCCACCTTTGTCACTTCCTGCATCTTCATCCTGATCTCCAACTTCCTCTTCGGCAccagcttcctcctcttcctctcctccgctGGCCTCCTTGTCTGTGGCCTTCTCTTTGTCAGGAGAGGCTTTAGACTCTGGAGCTTTAGAGCACAGCACTGTCTCCTcaacttcctcctcttcctctcctccttcctctccttcatcaccgCCTACTTCATCATCACCTTTTTCTCCctcatcctctccctctccctcaccttcttcttccttctcttcctcctcccctccttctccctTGCCCTCGTCTTCCTCGTCACCACCtttttcatcatcatcctcctcctcttcctcctttgtgGGTGCGCTTGAGCTAACTTTGGCTTCAGTGGCTGCTACaatttcctcctctccctcaccttctccctcatctccctctccttccgcttcctctccttcttcctctccctgtCCTTCTTcatccccttcctcctcctctccctcctctcctccacctccgaGGGTGGCTGACAGCTCTTGCGCTATCTCTGCCAGGGCCTCGTCAATGTCGATCTTTTCATCTTCTACCCTCGTCTCTTCGATGATCTCTTCCACAAACTTGTGCTGCACCTTCAGTTTGGGACCGTCTGATTTAGACTTTGAGATTTTGGTGGTGACGGGTTGGCGATAAGGGAAAGTGCTAAAGTGAGTCTCCTCACCCTCTAGGAGTTTCCTGGGGACATACAAATTCAGATTCTGTGTGTTAACAATCAAGTTTGTCACCAATATGGGTAAAGTtgtaaacatttaaacagtaaaaatattttcttaactACTTTTTCAATGCAAAATGCATGTCAGGATATACCTGTATGCAGCAATCTCGATATCCAGGGCCATCTTTACATTCAGCAGGTCCTGGTACTCACGCAGGTGACGAGCCATTTCCCATTTGGTGCTCTTGAGCTCATTATCCAGCTGGTGAATTGTctcctgcagagaaaaagagcGCAAGAGTACAATGCAAGGTCGATTAAGTATGTGCAAGCAGAAAGATTTATCCTCTTTTGCAGATACTGTTATTCAGTTTCTGAAATCAAGGACCTTTGCAACCATTTatcaaagatttaaaaagtattattctAACTGACTGTATAGCTTGTTTAGAAAACTTGAATGGTCCTGTAAATTTAACAAACTCTTTCGATGCTGTGCACCAAAAGCTGTTGCTTTAATTTATTCTGACGCAATACAGTATTCTACAAATTCTGAATGCCTCACTTTCAAGGACAGCCTCCACACTTGTCAATACACCCCCGCCCCCACCCATGAATCTCAGTGGTGTGATGTAAGGACACAGCCAATAAAGGCATCGACCCAGGCCTCTGACTCagcaagggagagagagagagagagagagagagagagagagagtctgctgCAGTGTCTCTCTTCCCTTTAACTATTTCCTGACACCTGGAAAGCTTGGAAAGAAAGTCAGCGCGATGTTTTGGTGAGCAATGATGAGCTCATCGCAAGCATTACGCAGCAGAAAATATTTTCACACAGGAGCATTCAACCACCATAAAGGAGAACAAAATATGAGTCATTTCACTGACATTTACCAATTGTTCAATAACTAAAGCCCCACATGAAGCTATGTCACTGAAATATaattatataaaacataaaGTATATTAATATCAATACATTGATTTAATAGCACCTGAAACCCTTacttttaaatatcaaaatatttaactttGTTCATTCTGAAAAACATTAGAATAAGTTTACTATCTTAGTGGAGAACAGGTAAATAAGAGGTCTTTTCAGCTCTTTACGCACGGCTCTGTGGTCGCCTCAGAGCTGTTTACCTGCAGGCTGGACAGATCGCTGTTGTGGCGGTCCTCGATGTCATTCAGCTGCCTCTCCAGAGAGTCCCTCGTCCCGCGGACAGACTCCAGCTCCACCGTCTTGGACTGCAGCTGGCGGCGGTAGTCGGATATCTCATCCCTGGCGGACTTTATGGCGTCCTTGTTCTGCTCCGCAGCCTCAGTGAGCTTGGCGTAGCGGCACATGAACCAGTTTTCCACCTGCTGCAGATTCTGGTTGGAATGGCCCTCCAGTTCGCAGCGGATCTCCCGCAGAGCTTCGGTGATGTCCGCCTTCTGGAGGTCTTTCCTCTCCACGGTGATCTGAGACTCCTGAATCTGGGCGATGAGGTCGCTCACCTCCTCTTCATGGTTGTTGCGGATGAAGGCGATCTCATCCTGCAGAGACTGAACTTTCTTTTCCAACTCAGACTTCACCAACTCTGAGTCACCCGTGTCCTTCTTCAGGACGCGGATTATCGCCTCTGTCTCCTCCCGGATGCGAGCCTCTTCCTCGAAGCGGTCCCTGAGCCGCTGGATGTCCTCCTCGATGTGGTCAGTGTCGAGCTGGATTTGCGCCTTTTCGTGGTGGATCTGCTCCAGCATGGAGCGCAGCTCCTGGAGCTCCTGGTCGTAGAGGTCTCCCAGCTGGGAGCGGGACACCTGCTTCTGCCGCAGTGCCTGGATCTCCGCCTCGATCTGCTTGTTCTGCTGCTCCAGGAAGTGCACCTTATCGATGTAAACAACGAAGCGGTCATTGAGCCCTTGAAGTTGCTCTTTCTCATTAGACCGCTTGTAGTCTCCGTTCAACATGGAGGTTTGACTATAATCAACGCTGTCGGCGGAGCTGAGCACCGTGGAGCTGTAGGCTCTGGACACCGGCATGTTCACGCTCCTCTTGTAGGAGGTGGTCATGGTGGATCCGGGGCTTGCCCGGGACCAGGACTGGGAGCGGAAGCCGCTTGAGGGGGTGCTGCCTTGGCGGCTGTAGCCGTAGCTGGTCCTAGAATCCATAGTTCTCCTGAAGGGGCTCCCTATCGTGTCCACCGGGTAACTCATCCGGTCAGACTACCGTGGGGGTGTGAGCAGAAATGAAGGGGGACGGAGCAGGTGGTGGTGGCGAGGGTgtatgtgagtgtatgtgtgttatgtgtgtgtgtgcaggcgaGGGGTGTATGGCTCTCAGCGACTGAACACTCCTCCGGCTGCTCCTTATATATGAGAGGCTGTGCCGCTAAGAGGCAAGTCCAAGCAGTTTTGTTCAGTCCAttgatggagggaggggaggggaggggaagggaggggagggcGCGTGTCCTCAGACCGGCTGTTAGTGGTCCCAAGTCCCGATCAGTCTTAACCACGTGGGCTCAAGCGCTACATGGGTGTTTGAgtctagatagatagatagatagatagatagatagatagatagatagatagatagatagatagatagatagatagattgatagattcaCGCACGACTGCTCACAGGAAACTGTCAGTGTTGTATTATAAGTCGTTTCAGCACCAAGGACAGCGAATATCAAAGTGTCACAGCTCTGTGGGAAAAACATTGTGGGGTGACTGAGTTACagcttgaaataataatttttaaaacatctcatTCACCATCCAACTTTTTATATGACTGAAGTTACCTTCAAATATACAAATTTTAATTTCGTTATCAATCAGTTTGACTaaatttgtaaagcacttttcatacaaaaaaaaagtatcagtGTGTAGTAGGccatcataaataaaataatacattaaatcaaattaattacattattttaatcaaatgtaatatatatatatatatatatatatatatatatatatatatatatatatatatatatatatatatatatatatacaattaGACCCTTCCCCTAATCAAAAATTCCATAtaagcaaaacaaaaaggacgttttaaataaaagactgaataaaaacaggaattgAGGTGCTGACTTGATCAgagctttaacatttaatacaaataaaaaagtgctGCTAGCAggttcttttttccctttttaaagatgtcataACAAGTttacaaaatgtgtttgataTTAATCTAAATCTATTAATCTTGGTATTTCTACATGTGTTATAATTCTGTATCATACTTTTTTTCATACTTTTCATACAATTTtccaaataataacaaaaaatgttatATTGATAGCACTAAATTATAATAATTCGATGTATATAGATAACCTCATacaaaaaagtttgttttatttattattttttgttaataaaACTAAGATCCATTATTTACTTCATAAAATAGATCCATGCATGTTTAGAAGCTGCATATATGAACTTCaatttcaaatgtttaaaacacttaaaatgatCAACTTTGGGACTAgtttgagacagagagagtaagTTTTGCAGtgtgcatgttgttgtttttcacctGCAGAATAGTGTGatacatttttgttgtttttatcatcaaaaaaaaattcttataGGGTATATAACTGCATCTCCTTACTGTGTTCCAACAGTACAATTTAAAATAGCAGACCCTTTTGTCCACAATCATGTACATCTAAGTGAAAGAACAACATCACAAGCAAGGACCTAGATAGTACATACTGTGTTTAAACATTTGTGTGCCATCATATTTCTACACTTTCCCTCTGCAATGATTATCTTTACTTCTGTCTTAGCTGTAATCATCGCACACCCGCACGGGATATTTGATGCAAACCACAGACATTTCTGAGAtattttttcctgaaaagtaaAGCGCCAGTGTGGGTTGCTTTTTACTGAGGTTGGCTGTACAGACACGCCATCGATCCCCTATCAATCATGACGCTTCTCTCTAATCCTCGGTCACACCAGGTCAATGCCAACGATTACCAATCGATGGAAGTAATGCACCAAAAACAGCTGCATTAGTGCTTTTTGAGGGTCCATTACTTAATGCATTTAAGGCTGTCACACTCTTCAGCACAATCTTTTATACAGGTGCGGCTATACTGCAAGTCCTGCAGCCTGAGTACAAACATTGACATTATATATCATGACTACACCTTATATATGTTTTGCATTTCATCGGTAGTGAACATCTTAGATTTGTTCACACTGCAAAAAGTCTGCTTTTATGGGTCCAGGATGTAAGAAGAGAACTTATTCTGCTTTGAACATGTTGGACATTTGCCATTAATCACCTGTCTACATTTTCTCGTCCCCCCTCATTGGCTTTCCACTGCAAGCTTTAGTCAAGCAGAGCTAATGCATCAAGCATGGCCAATTTTAGATTGCTCCAgagacagaaaggcagacagagagagaaacagagcgaTGTAGacggggagggagggagagacggtCACAATGACTTTctctttgcatgtgtgtgcgtgtcagcCTATTTTAGGCACCAAAATGTATCATAAAGGATTTTACCATAGAAACATACCAACAATCACCTAACTTGCTGATGTTACAGTGACCTTGACCACGGCTCCACGGCCTTCTCAGTCCAGGCCCTTTCATGCTGGCTGCAAGGTTTTAGTGGcagatattttattgttggcCTGTTCACTCAGAACCTTGAGGTGCTTTTGGAAGGCCTACGAGGGTGTTGGTAGTGTGATGTACAGGGCTGAGCGAGGTGTGTGTGGGTTGGGCAAAAACAGGGGAGTCATTCAACATCAGTTCTGGGCTCCAGCGCACTGCAGAAGGGTTGGAGTGTTTTCAAATGgcactgcagcagaaataaaaggcTCCAGCAAGCATACAGACCCATCCCAGTCAGGCCCAGTGTGTCCCAGCCAGGAGCCTGCAGAGACCAGTCCATGTAATCAGGATGTATAGGGAGAGGGTTCACCTTGTATAAGTCATTGGATGGCCATCCTTGGGGGACActgttattttgttatttagtGCTGATGCAGAAAAGATAGGACTCTCTGATATTTAATTTAGCTGATATGATGTGGAGTGGCACATATAGGGGGCCGTGTTGCAATAGTTGAGGAGTTATGTATAAATATGGTGAAGCAGTATTCAGGCCTTTCATTATAGTCAAGATATTTTCTACACGTTTAAATGTTCTCAGGGGAGTTTACTAAATGTAATATTTCTTTTAAGTGTGTGAATAACTGCATATAGCTACTGTCAGTGC harbors:
- the nefma gene encoding neurofilament, medium polypeptide a is translated as MSYPVDTIGSPFRRTMDSRTSYGYSRQGSTPSSGFRSQSWSRASPGSTMTTSYKRSVNMPVSRAYSSTVLSSADSVDYSQTSMLNGDYKRSNEKEQLQGLNDRFVVYIDKVHFLEQQNKQIEAEIQALRQKQVSRSQLGDLYDQELQELRSMLEQIHHEKAQIQLDTDHIEEDIQRLRDRFEEEARIREETEAIIRVLKKDTGDSELVKSELEKKVQSLQDEIAFIRNNHEEEVSDLIAQIQESQITVERKDLQKADITEALREIRCELEGHSNQNLQQVENWFMCRYAKLTEAAEQNKDAIKSARDEISDYRRQLQSKTVELESVRGTRDSLERQLNDIEDRHNSDLSSLQETIHQLDNELKSTKWEMARHLREYQDLLNVKMALDIEIAAYRKLLEGEETHFSTFPYRQPVTTKISKSKSDGPKLKVQHKFVEEIIEETRVEDEKIDIDEALAEIAQELSATLGGGGEEGEEEEGDEEGQGEEEGEEAEGEGDEGEGEGEEEIVAATEAKVSSSAPTKEEEEEDDDEKGGDEEDEGKGEGGEEEEKEEEGEGEGEDEGEKGDDEVGGDEGEEGGEEEEEVEETVLCSKAPESKASPDKEKATDKEASGGEEEEEAGAEEEVGDQDEDAGSDKGGDEKEEKEDADKGKKEEKDEKKVKEDKSDEVVAKTEAPKTESEKPEVKKEEPAKKDASKPSSPKSESPKLGSPKSESPKLGSPKSESPKPGSPKSESPKPESPKSESPKPESPKSESPKPASPKSESPKEGSPKAGSPKPSSPKSESPKSESPKPGSPKAESPKKETPKPEPPKAAEEKSEKKSDSTEDKKVEKKDVAMNGDLDKSSPDEKEKKDEEKETDVIANGVDESPVKEDGSQKVVITKTVETITTGEDGSKHVTKSITVTETVKEVEEVEEVVQEKLVSSKKTEKHSTQSIKQVTEGD